One Falco naumanni isolate bFalNau1 chromosome 13, bFalNau1.pat, whole genome shotgun sequence DNA segment encodes these proteins:
- the AIRE gene encoding autoimmune regulator: MAGLGGEGDLRHLLKLHRTEIAMAVDDVFPLLHGLADHDVVPEHIFKETLSRTEREGSHRAFHALLTWLLGRDAAAVHDFWAVLFKDYNLECYSRLRPLRGAFPREVELGRQRRGRRLSPSPMAPAPHRPQCKRKALEEQDGARPTQPSPRHTASPGPLVKVRTVRKPEGTDAPRTARAGALQAVAASVQRAVAVAGTEVPVTRGAVEGILIKHVLEPGSSKAGSKARDEPSTPAAGEEPGARSRSRSLKPPARPKAPQSSREPQLHPQGRLPVPTAPLPNPVPHQPGLQPAGGIGDPLEQENEDECAACGDGGELICCDGCPRAFHLTCLVPPLPCVPSGTWRCGFCMTSAAEPGQLRGADAAVERPPETPGEETCGTRRGASDETVCGRCFAWIPPPQNYSVPSGDPRGPLLCICCAGTTATGSTESTTGDPLQAAKAENGSLGSDPVLSRDELDTLLGEGTWDGILQWAFQSMARPLADTHGLFT; this comes from the exons atggcggggctggggggcgaAGGGGACCTGCGGCACCTGCTGAAGCTGCACCGCACCGAGATCGCCATGGCGGTGGACGATGTCTTCCCGCTGCTGCATGGTCTGGCTGACCACGATGTTGTCCCCGAGCACATCTTCAAG GAGACACTGAGCCGGACGGAGCGGGAAGGCTCCCACCGCGCTTTCCACGCGCTGCTCACCTGGCTGCTGGGCCGcgatgctgctgctgtccatGACTTCTGGGCTGTCCTCTTCAAGGACTACAACCTGGAGTGCTACAGCCGGCTCCGGCCCCTCCGCGGCGCCTTCCCCAGAG AGGTGGAGCTGGGGCGGCAGCGCCGTGGCAGGCGTCTatcccccagccccatggcgCCGGCCCCACACAGACCCCAATGCAAGAGGAAAGCCCTCGAGGAGCAGGATGGGGCCCGGCCAACGCAGCCCTCCCCACGGCACACTGCCAGCCCCG GGCCCCTGGTGAAGGTGAGGACCGTGAGGAAGCCGGAGGGCACGGATGCCCCCCGCACCGCTCGTGCTGGTG ccctgcaggcagtgGCTGCCTCGGTGCAGAGAGCGGTGGCTGTGGCGGGCACTGAGGTACCCGTCACTCGTGGGGCCGTCGAGGGCATCCTCATCAAACATGTGCTGGAGCCAG GCAGCTCCAAGGCTGGCAGCAAAGCCAGGGACGAGCCATCCACCCCCGCTGCTGGCGAGGAGCCGGGGGCCAGGAGCAGGAGCCGCAGCCTGAAGCCCCCTGCGCGGCCCAAGGCACCCCAAAGC agcagggagccccagctgcacccccAGGGCCGGCTGCCAGTGCCCACCGCGCCCCTCCCCAACCCTGTGCCCCACCAG CCAGGGTTGCAGCCTGCTGGGGGGATCGGTGATCCCCTGGAACAGGAGAACGAGGATGAGTGTGCGGCCTGTGGCGATGGCGGTGAGCTCATCTGCTGTGACGGCTGCCCCAGGGCCTTCCACCTCACCTGCCTGGTGCCCCCGctgccctgtgtccccag TGGGACATGGCGGTGCGGCTTCTGCATGACGAGTGCAGctgagccaggacagctgcGGGGAGCAGACGCGGCTGTAGAGCGACCCCCTGAGACCCCGGGGGAGGAGACGTGCGGCACCCGGCGGGGTGCAAGCGATGAGACCGTCTGTGGGCGATGCTTCGCCTGGATCCCTCCACCCCAAAACTACTCTGTGCCCAGTGGAGACCCCCG GGGGCCGCTGCTCTGCATATGCTGTGCGGGCAccacagccacaggcagcacagagagCACCACTGGTGACCCACTACAGGCAGCAAAG GCAGAGAATGGTTCCCTTGGCAGCGACCCAGTGCTGAGCCGCGATGAGCTCGACACACTCCTGGGTGAG GGCACCTGGGATGGGATCCTGCAGTGGGCGTTCCAGAGCATGGCACGGCCCCTCGCAGACACCCATGGGCTCTTCACCTAG